Proteins encoded in a region of the Marmota flaviventris isolate mMarFla1 chromosome 3, mMarFla1.hap1, whole genome shotgun sequence genome:
- the Cct2 gene encoding T-complex protein 1 subunit beta, with protein sequence MASLSLAPVNIFKAGADEERAETARLSSFIGAIAIGDLVKSTLGPKGMDKILLSSGRDASLMVTNDGATILKNIGVDNPAAKVLVDMSRVQDDEVGDGTTSVTVLAAELLREAESLIAKKIHPQTIIAGWREATKAAREALLSSAVDHGSDEVKFRQDLMNIAGTTLSSKLLTHHKDHFTKLAVEAVLRLKGSGNLEAIHVIKKLGGSLADSYLDEGFLLDKKIGVNQPKRIENAKILIANTGMDTDKIKIFGSRVRVDSTAKVAEIEHAEKEKMKEKVERILKHGINCFINRQLIYNYPEQLFGAAGVMAIEHADFAGVERLALVTGGEIASTFDHPELVKLGSCKLIEEVMIGEDKLIHFSGVALGEACTIVLRGATQQILDEAERSLHDALCVLAQTVKDSRTVYGGGCSEMLMAHAVTQLASRTPGKEAVAMESYAKALRMLPTIIADNAGYDSADLVAQLRAAHSEGNITAGLDMKEGTIGDMAILGITESFQVKRQVLLSAAEAAEVILRVDNIIKAAPRKRVPDHHPC encoded by the exons ATG GCATCCCTTTCCCTTGCACCTGTTAACATCTTCAAGGCTGGAGCTGATGAAGAGAGAGCGGAGACAGCTCGTCTG TCATCATTTATTGGTGCCATCGCCATTGGAGACTTGGTGAAGAGCACATTGGGACCCAAGGGCATG GACAAAATTCTTTTAAGTAGTGGACGAGATGCCTCTCTCATGGTAACCAATGATGGTGCCACTATTCTAAAAAATATTGGTGTTGACAACCCAGCAGCTAAAGTTTTAGTTG ATATGTCAAGGGTTCAAGATGATGAAGTTGGTGATGGCACTACCTCTGTTACTGTTTTAGCAGCAGAATTACTAAGG GAAGCAGAATCTTTAATTGCAAAAAAGATTCATCCACAGACCATTATTGCGGGTTGGAGAGAAGCCACAAAGGCTGCAAGAGAAGCTCTGTTGAGTTCTGCTGTTGATCACGG tTCTGATGAAGTTAAGTTCCGTCAAGATTTAATGAATATTGCAGGAACAACATTATCCTCAAAACTTCTTACTCATCACAAAGATCACTTTACCAAATTAGCTGTAGAAGCTGTTCTCAGACTGAAAGGTTCTGGTAATCTGGAGGCGATTCATGTCATCAAGAAGCTAGGAGGGAGTCTGGCAGATTCTTATTTAGATGAAG GATTCCTATTGGATAAAAAAATTGGAGTAAATCAACCAAAGCGAAttgaaaatgcaaaaattcttattGCAAACACTGGAATGGATAcagacaaaataaag aTATTTGGTTCCCGGGTAAGAGTTGATTCTACAGCAAAGGTTGCAGAAATTGAACATgcggaaaaggaaaaaatgaaggagaaagttGAACGTATTCTTAAGCATGGAATAAACTGCTTTATTAACAG gcaattaatttataattatcctGAACAGCTTTTTGGTGCTGCTGGTGTCATGGCTATTGAGCATGCAGATTTTGCAGGTGTAGAGCGCCTGGCCCTTGTTACAG GTGGAGAAATTGCTTCTACCTTTGATCACCCAGAACTGGTGAAGCTTGGAAGTTGCAAACTTATTGAGGAAGTCATGATTGGAGAAGATAAACTCATTCACTTTTCTGGGGTTGCCCTTG gtgAGGCTTGTACCATTGTTTTGCGTGGTGCCACTCAACAAATTTTAGATGAAGCAGAAAGATCTTTGCATGATGCTCTTTGTGTTCTTGCCCAAACTGTGAAGGATTCTAGAACAGTATATGGAGGAG GCTGTTCTGAGATGCTGATGGCGCATGCTGTGACACAGCTTGCCAGTAGAACACCAGGCAAAGAAGCTGTTGCAATGGAGTCTTATGCTAAAGCACTGAGAATG TTACCAACCATCATAGCTGACAATGCAGGCTATGACAGCGCAGATTTGGTGGCACAGCTCCGAGCTGCTCACAGTGAAGGCAATATAACTGCTGGACTGG atatgaAAGAAGGTACCATAGGAGATATGGCAATATTGGGCATCACAGAAAGTTTCCAAGTGAAGCGGCAAGTTCTTTTGAGTGCAGCTGAAGCAGCAGAGGTGATTCTACGTGTGGACAACATCATCAAAGCAGCACCAAG GAAACGTGTCCCTGATCATCATCCCTGTTAA
- the Lrrc10 gene encoding leucine-rich repeat-containing protein 10 → MGNTIKALVAFIPGDCCQNYVVGDLQEMPLDKMVDLSGSQLRRFPVHVCSFTDLVKLYLSDNHLNSLPPELEQLQNLQILALDFNNFKALPQVVCTLKQLCILYLGNNKLCNLPNELRLLQNLRTLWIEANCLTQLPDVVCELSLLKTLHAGSNALRLLPGQLQRLSELRTIWLSGNLLTEFPTVLLHMPLLEVIDVDRNSIRYFPSLAHLSGLKLVIYDHNPCRNAPKVGKGVRRVGRWAEETPEPDPRKARRYALAKEESQEPLAPALCPSLSPNS, encoded by the coding sequence ATGGGGAACACCATCAAGGCCCTTGTGGCCTTCATCCCTGGTGACTGTTGCCAAAACTATGTGGTTGGAGACCTCCAGGAGATGCCGCTGGACAAGATGGTGGATCTGAGTGGGAGCCAGCTACGCCGCTTCCCTGTGCATGTGTGCTCCTTCACGGACCTGGTCAAGCTCTACCTCAGTGACAACCACCTCAATAGCCTGCCTCCAGAGCTGGAGCAGCTGCAGAACCTGCAGATCTTAGCCTTGGATTTCAACAACTTCAAGGCTTTGCCTCAAGTGGTATGTACCTTAAAACAGCTCTGCATCCTCTACCTGGGCAACAACAAACTCTGCAACCTCCCTAATGAGCTGAGGCTGCTCCAGAACCTCCGGACCCTTTGGATTGAAGCTAACTGCCTCACCCAGCTGCCAGACGTGGTCTGTGAGCTGAGTCTCCTTAAGACTTTGCATGCAGGCTCCAATGCCCTGCGTCTCCTACCCGGCCAGCTCCAGCGCCTCAGCGAGCTAAGGACCATCTGGCTCTCAGGAAACCTGTTGACCGAATTCCCCACTGTGCTGCTTCATATGCCTTTACTGGAGGTAATTGATGTGGACCGGAACAGCATCCGTTACTTTCCCAGTCTGGCCCACTTGTCAGGTCTGAAGCTGGTTATCTATGACCATAATCCTTGCAGAAATGCGCCCAAGGTGGGGAAGGGTGTGCGCCGTGTTGGAAGATGGGCAGAGGAGACACCAGAGCCTGACCCCAGAAAAGCCAGGCGCTATGCATTGGCCAAGGAAGAAAGCCAGGAGCCACTGGCCCCTGCCCTatgtccttctctttctcccaatTCCTAA